The following are encoded in a window of Rosa chinensis cultivar Old Blush chromosome 4, RchiOBHm-V2, whole genome shotgun sequence genomic DNA:
- the LOC121052796 gene encoding uncharacterized protein LOC121052796 yields MGCLLCPHTLENSLHVFVDCPYAQEVWHRAGLQLPTGPGDNFIDWFLGAINSLTKEHIAKCLMLLWGIWKNRNSQLWEHKRQRWHASEVVLLTMGWYEEFKKVNAQPTKIRRQSVKWTRPQENWVKVNCDGAFQPATRKGGPAVVIRDANGDFQVGAARPLPLVTSPFRAELMVLKEGINLAVALQHEQVLFESDCSLLVQALHSEVSKSHEVHL; encoded by the coding sequence ATGGGGTGTTTATTGTGTCCTCATACTTTGGAAAACAGTTTACATGTTTTTGTCGATTGTCCATATGCACAGGAAGTTTGGCATAGAGCTGGTTTACAGCTGCCTACTGGGCCGGGCGACAATTTTATAGATTGGTTTTTGGGTGCTATCAATAGTTTGACAAAGGAGCATATAGCTAAGTGTTTGATGCTCTTGTGGGGGATTTGGAAAAACAGGAATAGCCAATTATGGGAACATAAGAGACAAAGATGGCATGCATCTGAGGTTGTGTTGCTCACTATGGGTTGGTATGAGGAATTCAAAAAAGTAAATGCGCAGCCAACAAAGATTAGGAGACAATCGGTGAAATGGACAAGACCACAAGAGAATTGGGTAAAGGTTAATTGTGATGGTGCATTCCAGCCGGCAACAAGAAAGGGGGGTCCTGCAGTTGTGATCCGAGATGCTAATGGTGATTTTCAAGTTGGTGCTGCTAGACCTCTCCCTTTGGTAACGTCACCTTTCCGTGCAGAATTGATGGTGTTAAAGGAAGGGATCAATTTGGCAGTGGCTTTACAGCATGAGCAGGTACTATTTGAATCTGATTGCTCTTTATTGGTTCAAGCTTTgcattcagaggtgagtaaatctcacgaggttcatttatga
- the LOC112198950 gene encoding ethylene-responsive transcription factor 4, producing MAGPELTKTTIATATTTATKAMSKSSTSSAKAALRRFVGVRQRPSGRWVAEIKDSSQRVRLWLGTYDTPEEAARAYDEAARALRGENARTNFATPVANPDNNLSLLANSCPNPNGTFMPSGLSDGRRSGGQGLSFSSLKAKLSKNLQSIMARSSDHHNKSSKSRVSDHFTFASIFHFRKYQQYQNNPVNPLFDMKNMEKVVQPSIIVPHAGETSTSTSTDPSSWESSSISDCSDWGYSFRQPGMDSDGSDLGDGFMDQIMGWMDSPDQMSSGTVGDDCEEGSRSKRFKVSSSVMVPSTFAGSPYNN from the coding sequence ATGGCAGGACCTGAGCTCACAAAAACCACTAtcgccaccgccaccaccacAGCCACCAAAGCTATGTCGAAGTCATCGACATCGAGCGCTAAAGCAGCACTTCGGAGGTTTGTTGGGGTTCGGCAAAGGCCTTCGGGGAGATGGGTAGCCGAAATCAAGGACTCTTCTCAACGTGTACGGCTTTGGCTCGGAACCTACGACACTCCCGAAGAGGCAGCAAGAGCCTACGATGAAGCAGCTAGAGCCCTACGTGGTGAAAATGCCCGTACAAATTTTGCAACACCGGTGGCCAACCCTGACAATAACTTGAGCCTTTTGGCTAACTCTTGTCCTAATCCAAATGGCACTTTTATGCCTTCTGGGTTGTCCGATGGACGCCGCAGTGGGGGGCAAGGGCTAAGCTTTTCTTCTTTGAAGGCCAAGTTAAGCAAGAACCTCCAAAGCATTATGGCTAGGAGTAGTGATCATCATAACAAGTCCTCTAAAAGTAGGGTGAGTGATCACTTCACTTTTGCAAGCATATTCCACTTCAGAAAGTATCAGCAGTACCAAAACAACCCGGTAAACCCTTTGTTCGATATGAAGAACATGGAGAAAGTGGTACAGCCTAGCATCATTGTGCCCCATGCTGGAGAAACTAGTACTAGCACTAGCACTGACCCTTCATCTTGGGAAAGTTCTAGTATTTCGGATTGTAGCGACTGGGGTTACAGCTTCAGGCAACCTGGGATGGACTCTGATGGGTCCGATCTTGGGGATGGGTTCATGGACCAAATTATGGGGTGGATGGATAGTCCAGATCAGATGAGTAGCGGTACTGTTGGTGATGATTGTGAGGAGGGGTCAAGGAGTAAGAGGTTCAAGGTTTCTTCTTCTGTAATGGTGCCTTCAACATTTGCTGGATCTCCATATAATAATTAG